One window of Etheostoma spectabile isolate EspeVRDwgs_2016 chromosome 6, UIUC_Espe_1.0, whole genome shotgun sequence genomic DNA carries:
- the cyp4t8 gene encoding cytochrome P450 4T8 has protein sequence MESTDAFVTFQLGWPKMHHLFALLCLVAVVKLTMLLAKRRDAFRNIEAFPGPPAHWFFGHVKEFKQDGTDLDKFVKWGQKYPYAFPVWFGPFVCFINIHHPDYVKTVLTSTEPKDDLSYKFIESWIGEGLLVSKGQKWFRHRRLLTPGFHYDVLKPYVKLMSDSAKTMLDKWESYAKTNESFELFNHVSLMTLDSILKCAFSDSSNCQTESGTNTYIKAVYELSDLINLRFRTFPYHNDLIFYLSPHGYRYRKACKVAYSHTEEVIRKRKEALKEEKELDRVQAKRNLDFLDILLLARDDKQQGLSDEDIRAEVDTFMFEGHDTTASGISFILYSLACHPEHQKICREEIIQALDGKDTMEWEDLSKIPYTTMCIKESLRLYPPVPGMSRKITKPMTFFDGRTLPTGSHVGTSVYGIHRNAAVWENPNVFDPLRFLPENVSTRSPHAFVPFSAGPRNCIGQTFAMNELKVATALTLKRYQLIEDPAQKPRIIPRLVLRSLNGIHIKIQPVDPQE, from the exons ATGGAGTCAACTGACGCTTTCGTGACATTTCAGTTGGGGTGGCCTAAAATGCATCACTTGTTTGCTCTACTGTGTCTTGTGGCCGTCGTCAAATTAACAATGTTGCTCGCCAAAAGAAGGGATGCGTTTCGAAACATTGAAGCTTTTCCAGGACCACCTGCACACTGGTTTTTTGGACACGTGAAGGAG tttAAACAAGATGGGACAGACTTGGATAAGTTTGTGAAATGGGGACAAAAATACCCTTATGCTTTCCCAGTGTGgtttggaccctttgtctgtTTCATAAACATTCACCATCCGGATTATGTGAAAACGGTACTGACATCAACAG AGCCAAAAGATGATTTGTCATATAAGTTTATTGAGTCATGGATTG gCGAAGGCTTATTAGTGTCAAAAGGTCAGAAGTGGTTTCGGCACAGAAGGCTCTTGACCCCAGGTTTCCATTatgatgttttgaaaccatacgTTAAACTAATGTCAGACTCTGCAAAAACTATGCTG GACAAATGGGAAAGTTATGCAAAAACCAATGAGTCCTTTGAATTGTTTAATCACGTGAGCCTTATGACACTAGACAGCATCTTGAAGTGTGCCTTCAGCGACAGCAGCAACTGTCAGACGGAGAG TGgaacaaatacatacatcaaAGCAGTGTATGAGCTCAGTGATCTGATTAACCTGCGGTTCAGAACGTTTCCATACCACAATGACCTCATATTCTACCTCAGCCCACATGGCTATAGATACAGAAAAGCATGCAAAGTGGCTTACAGTCATACAG AGGAAGTCAtaagaaagaggaaagaagCACTCAAGGAGGAGAAGGAGCTGGACCGGGTACAGGCCAAGAGGAACTTGGACTTTCTGGACATCCTTCTCTTAGCAAGA GATGACAAGCAGCAGGGTCTGTCGGATGAAGATATACGAGCAGAAGTGGACACCTTCATGTTTGAGGGCCATGACACCACAGCCAGTGGCATTTCTTTTATCCTCTACTCTCTGGCCTGCCACCCAGAACACCAGAAGATTTGCAGGGAGGAGATCATTCAAGCCCTGGATGGGAAGGACACCATGGAGTG GGAGGATCTCAGTAAAATTCCATACACAACAATGTGCATAAAAGAATCCCTTCGCCTTTACCCTCCTGTACCAGGAATGTCAAGAAAGATCACCAAacccatgactttttttgatggaAGGACTTTGCCTACAG GAAGTCATGTTGGAACGAGTGTGTATGGGATTCACAGGAATGCAGCTGTCTGGGAAAACCCTAAT GTCTTTGACCCACTGCGTTTCCTACCAGAGAATGTTTCCACGAGGTCCCCTCATGCATTTGTGCCCTTCTCTGCTGGGCCAAG AAACTGCATTGGTCAGACCTTTGCCATGAATGAGCTGAAAGTGGCAACTGCCCTGACACTGAAGAGATACCAGCTGATAGAGGACCCCGCTCAGAAACCTAGAATAATTCCTAGACTGGTGCTTCGCTCACTCAATGGAATCCACATCAAGATCCAACCTGTAGACCCACAGGAGTAA
- the ppp1r8b gene encoding protein phosphatase 1, regulatory subunit 8b, translated as MATKIIKESAPPFDCPTWAGKPPQGLHLDVMKGDKLMEKLIIDEKKYYLFGRNPDWCDFTIDHQSCSRVHAALVYHKHLKRVFLIDLNSTHGTFLGHIRLEAHKPQQVPIDSTISFGASTRTYTIREKPQTQGPAGTGDSKTGEDEELKGLLGLPEEETELENLTEFNTAHNKRISLLTIEEGNLEIQRPKRKRRNSRVTFNEEDSIINPEDIDPSVGRFRNMIQTAVIPIKKRRSEGHNTLGLDEMTSKRIHGYSLGGGLYGDLPPTSHENQPTGAPGGASMQGGLPLPFPNPAPEVDLAPEAPHPPVTLNPTPVTAPYLPETHNEPRKKKYAKEAWPGKKPTPSLLI; from the exons ATGGCGACTAAAATAATCAAAGAAAGTGCTCCTCCTTTTGATTGTCCAACATG GGCAGGCAAGCCGCCCCAAGGGCTACATCTAGACGTGATGAAGGGAGACAAACTGATGGAG AAACTGATCATCGATGAAAAGAAGTACTACTTATTTGGGAGGAACCCCGATTGGTGTGACTTCACCATCGACCATCAGTCATGCTCCCGTGTCCATGCGGCCCTGGTCTACCACAAACACCTGAAAAGGGTCTTTCTCATAGACCTCAACAGCA CACACGGTACTTTCCTTGGACACATCCGTCTGGAGGCACACAAACCTCAGCAAGTTCCCATTGATTCTACAATATCTTTTGGGGCCTCAACAAGGACCTACACCATCAGAGAGAAGCCTCAAACCCAAGGCCCCGCTGGCACAGGAGACAGTAAGACAGGAGAGGATGAGGAGCTGAAAGGACTGCTTGGGCTTCCAGAGGAAGAGACGGAGCTAGAG AATTTGACAGAGTTTAACACGGCTCACAACAAGCGCATCTCCCTACTGACCATTGAGGAGGGTAATCTGGAAATCCAGAGGCCTAAGAGGAAACGCAGGAATTCCAGGGTTACCTTCAATGAGGAGGACTCCATCATTAACCCAG AGGATATAGACCCCTCGGTGGGACGGTTTAGGAACATGATACAGACTGCTGTCATCCCCATCAAG AAACGAAGATCAGAGGGTCACAACACTCTGGGTCTTGATGAAATGACTTCAAAGCGCATCCACGGCTACAGCTTGGGTGGTGGTCTCTATGGGGACTTACCTCCCACCAGTCATGAGAACCAGCCAACAGGAGCTCCAGGAGGTGCTTCTATGCAGGGAGGGCTTCCTCTGCCCTTCCCTAATCCAGCACCAGAGGTGGACCTGGCCCCAGAGGCTCCCCACCCCCCTGTCACTCTCAACCCTACCCCTGTCACAGCCCCCTACCTACCAGAGACCCACAATGAGCCACGCAAAAAGAAGTATGCCAAAGAAGCATGGCCGGGCAAGAAACCCACCCCTTCGCTACTCATCTAA
- the themis2 gene encoding protein THEMIS2: MAGTTALPLQQLIASLDNSCLPKILQVCSGVYFQGSIYEISGSEVCFSTGDLIKVLSIELLSVCCDDISNNEQFELPINHTGLFKVVPEEMPYSSIEEMVSLRPVGLESCLPFTFTSNVKITVGNFTLGAGRALTVLSIERHEGEEDYVRCYVQGQQEASAEVCIPLSSQGEFRECESEECFTLQEIMSSPCLRSRKFHLINTTKGDRTLVLSPIYQVHAIMNLRKNVLKFPSSLEVEVIDVTETCKDVHFVTPLSLTEVHAQPDNSFPTVVEILEGAETNSLFKCSWLPKLSTGSHLIFHKVGTSAMVLLSNLKSRRAQQYFLASHQYGGRLRRRPREFNSVYELYVASIQAPGLKVSVTRSCEGVEEEGLPALSVGEQLEVVRCERMELPCESSKGQKQSVEALLCQRLQEPDDDEDEDEEEVKQRDETEDILMPLYMQGNFVEVLADNKKYRLRDLSKEFSLPLDVKVVSRDTELETDPLVGFPSLRIEGALLEPTIQASFPHRPDHCFEIPTRWLSMSVFFTKDPLPWPNGQPPKCHVDRITEVTNIFFYEFSKIGNSDAAPPPRPPKRNLSSSKSSKKSSKSSGKSSKAGKSKNAPNKSIPTKELADLTLNNRKRPPAPPPPVILDDRPPPVIPRKHTAAEMTTGKALPNTYVEREESRKKKVPLDATDVAADVAADVESDHDYETVDDTFTTMMKQAQENVMFY; this comes from the exons ATGGCAGGCACGACTGCTTTGCCACTTCAGCAATTAATTGCTTCACTGGACAACTCTTGTCTGCCAAAAATTCTACAAGTTTGCTCTGGAGTGTATTTCCAAG GTTCTATATATGAAATTTCTGGAAGTGAAGTGTGCTTTTCTACTGGCGATCTAATAAAGGTCCTCAGCATTGAGCTCCTATCCGTTTGCTGTGACGACATCAGCAACAATGAGCAGTTTGAGCTGCCTATCAACCACACAG GTTTATTCAAAGTTGTTCCGGAGGAGATGCCATACAGTAGTATCGAGGAGATGGTGAGCCTGAGGCCTGTGGGCCTGGAATCTTGCCTTCCCTTCACTTTTACCAGCAACGTCAAGATAACCGTTGGCAATTTCACACTGGGAGCCGGCAGAGCTTTGACAGTGCTCTCCATTGAGCGGCATGAGGGTGAGGAGGATTATGTGCGCTGCTATGTTCAAGGACAACAGGAAGCCTCTGCGGAAGTGTGTATCCCACTTTCTTCCCAAGGGGAGTTCAGGGAGTGTGAAAGCGAGGAGTGCTTCACCCTGCAGGAGATCATGTCCTCGCCCTGCCTCCGTAGTCGAAAGTTTCATTTAATCAACACCACCAAGGGTGACCGAACCCTTGTCCTCAGTCCGATATACCAGGTCCACGCCATCATGAACT TGAGGAAGAATGTGTTGAAGTTTCCCTCCAGCTTAGAGGTGGAAGTGATCGATGTCACTGAGACGTGTAAGGACGTACATTTTGTGACCCCGCTCAGTCTGACGGAGGTCCATGCCCAGCCAGACAACTCCTTCCCTACAGTAGTAGAGATATTGGAAGGAGCAGAGACCAACTCTCTGTTTAAGTGCAGCTGGCTACCAAAACTTAGTACAGGCAGCCACCTGATTTTCCACAAGGTAGGAACCTCAGCCATGGTTTTATTATCCAACCTGAAGAGCCGAAGGGCACAGCAGTACTTCCTGGCATCTCACCAATATGGTGGACGATTACGTAGGCGGCCAAGAGAGTTTAATTCCGTGTATGAGCTTTATGTTGCGTCAATCCAGGCCCCAGGCCTGAAGGTCAGCGTAACAAGGAGTTGTGAGGGAGTTGAGGAGGAGGGCCTGCCTGCCCTCAGTGTGGGCGAACAGCTGGAGGTTGTTCGCTGCGAGAGGATGGAGTTGCCTTGTGAAAGCAGCAAGGGACAGAAGCAGTCCGTCGAGGCGCTTTTGTGTCAGCGTCTCCAAGAGCCAGATGATGACgaggatgaggatgaagaggaggtcAAGCAGCGGGATGAGACAGAGGATATTCTCATGCCTCTGTACATGCAGGGCAACTTTGTGGAGGTACTCGCTGATAACAAGAAGTACAGACTCAGGGACCTGAGTAAAGAGTTTAGTTTGCCGCTGGATGTTAAAGTAGTGAGCCGGGATACTGAACTTGAGACTGATCCACTAGTTGGATTTCCAAGTCTCAGAATAGAGGGGGCTCTGCTAGAGCCCACCATCCAGGCGAGCTTTCCACACAGGCCAGACCACTGTTTTGAGATCCCAACCCGGTGGCTTtctatgtctgttttttttaccaaggaTCCCCTCCCATGGCCCAACGGTCAACCACCTAAATGCCATGTGGATAGAATTACCGAGGTGACAAACATATTCTTTTATGAATTCAGCAAAATCGGCAACTCAGATGCAGCTCCCCCACCTCGACCACCAAAGCGAAATCTGTCGTCTTCAAAGTCTTCAAAAAAATCATCGAAATCCTCGGGGAAGTCATCCAAAGCAGGCAAATCCAAAAATGCACCAAACAAAAGCATTCCAACCAAGGAGTTAGCAGACTTGActttaaacaacagaaaaaggccCCCAGCTCCCCCACCTCCG GTTATCTTGGATGATCGACCTCCACCAGTCATACCCCGAAAGCACACAGCGGCTGAAATGACAACAGGCAAGGCTCTGCCAAACACTTATGTGGAAAGGGAGGAGTCGAGGAAGAAAAAAG TGCCGCTGGATGCAACAGATGTTGCAGCAGATGTTGCAGCAGATGTGGAAAGTGACCATGACTATGAAACTGTGGACGACACTTTTACAACGATGATGAAGCAAGCACAAGAGAACGTCATGTTTTACTAA